A window of the Bradyrhizobium diazoefficiens genome harbors these coding sequences:
- a CDS encoding ABC transporter permease: MDKDLIALSPWGTGPLGLSPTERSRLTPSPFEPPGYPMTPTSSLRAQAIFMSPATLIAAGIVLPPLLFVFYTSVHGLALSPVSFSAVLTSTLFRQTLSTTLYIAGLSSLLSLFLGFVVALHLARQPARRRGFLMILVLLPFWTNVLVKTFAFMIILGRDGLINSLLSWIFQTKIELPLVLNLFGVLVGMTSYLVPLVVLPILASLLAIDRAIYRAAAIMGARPARIFWTVTIPMSLPGVFAGLLSAFVLSLGAFVIPALLGGPRDAMLSNLVDFYNREVLNWPMASAIGVLLLGMAFFFAAPLALWRRRKI, from the coding sequence ATGGATAAAGACCTGATTGCGCTTTCGCCGTGGGGGACAGGTCCGTTGGGCCTCTCCCCCACGGAGCGATCACGCTTAACTCCATCTCCCTTCGAACCGCCCGGCTATCCCATGACCCCAACAAGCAGCTTGCGCGCGCAGGCCATCTTCATGTCGCCGGCCACATTGATAGCAGCCGGGATCGTGTTGCCGCCGCTTTTGTTCGTCTTCTATACTAGCGTCCATGGCCTCGCGCTGTCGCCGGTCTCTTTCAGTGCGGTTCTAACCAGCACATTGTTCAGGCAAACGCTGAGCACGACGCTCTATATTGCCGGTTTGTCTTCCTTGCTGAGCTTGTTTCTGGGATTTGTCGTCGCGTTGCATCTTGCCCGTCAGCCGGCGCGGCGTAGAGGTTTCTTGATGATCCTGGTGCTGCTACCGTTCTGGACTAACGTTCTGGTCAAGACCTTTGCCTTCATGATCATCCTGGGGCGCGACGGGCTCATAAATTCGCTCCTGAGCTGGATATTCCAAACGAAGATCGAGCTGCCGCTCGTGCTCAATCTTTTCGGCGTCCTTGTCGGCATGACCAGCTATCTCGTTCCGCTGGTCGTCCTGCCAATTCTCGCCAGCCTCCTCGCGATCGACCGCGCGATTTACCGCGCGGCCGCCATCATGGGTGCAAGACCAGCTCGTATCTTCTGGACGGTCACCATTCCCATGAGCCTGCCGGGCGTATTCGCCGGCCTATTGAGCGCCTTTGTGCTGTCGCTCGGCGCTTTCGTCATCCCGGCGCTGCTGGGCGGGCCGCGGGATGCCATGCTGTCGAACCTGGTCGATTTCTATAACCGGGAGGTCCTGAACTGGCCCATGGCCTCAGCGATTGGTGTGCTTCTGCTCGGCATGGCGTTCTTTTTCGCAGCGCCCTTGGCACTTTGGCGCCGTCGCAAAATCTAG
- a CDS encoding ABC transporter permease, giving the protein MSDIIHDPQARRHRVVGTALAVTVYLFLLAPFLVTIPMAFGPANSLTFPPANYSFDLFRMFFRSPGWLNPLFESLKVAGAVMAVAMFAGAPAGYWIARHEFAGKGLLTGLIMSPLVVPTIVAALGLYFYFSYLRIDATTLSIVLGHLMVSLPYVIVMVLAGVNKLDRNLEFGAELMGAGPLRMFVTVVIPQLIPTLVSAALFAFLLSFDEVIISWFLAGPDTITLPVKMYTDLIFEVSPVIAAVSALLTAISLLVTIAAIVLRKGAPVDT; this is encoded by the coding sequence ATGTCCGATATCATTCATGACCCGCAGGCGCGTCGTCACCGCGTTGTGGGCACCGCGCTGGCAGTGACCGTTTATCTGTTTCTCTTGGCTCCGTTCCTGGTCACCATCCCCATGGCATTCGGCCCGGCGAATTCATTAACCTTCCCGCCAGCGAATTACTCTTTCGACCTGTTCAGGATGTTCTTCCGTTCTCCCGGCTGGCTGAATCCACTGTTCGAGAGCCTCAAGGTCGCGGGGGCGGTCATGGCGGTGGCGATGTTCGCCGGTGCTCCGGCGGGCTACTGGATCGCGCGCCATGAATTCGCCGGCAAGGGGCTTCTGACTGGACTCATCATGAGCCCGCTCGTCGTCCCTACCATCGTGGCGGCGCTTGGCCTGTATTTCTACTTTTCCTATTTGAGGATCGATGCGACGACGCTCTCCATAGTACTGGGTCATCTCATGGTCAGTCTACCCTATGTCATCGTCATGGTGCTGGCGGGCGTCAACAAGCTGGACCGCAATCTCGAATTCGGCGCGGAACTGATGGGGGCCGGACCCCTACGCATGTTCGTGACGGTGGTCATACCGCAGCTCATTCCAACGCTGGTCAGCGCTGCACTTTTCGCCTTTCTCCTGTCCTTCGACGAAGTGATCATTTCTTGGTTCTTGGCCGGTCCGGACACGATCACCCTGCCCGTGAAGATGTATACCGATCTCATATTTGAGGTCTCGCCAGTGATCGCCGCGGTGTCGGCCTTGTTGACGGCGATTTCCCTGCTGGTCACCATCGCCGCGATCGTATTGAGAAAAGGAGCACCGGTCGATACCTAA
- a CDS encoding ABC transporter ATP-binding protein, with amino-acid sequence MHDNTVLGGQIAHAIALKGISKTYGPVTALHPTNLSVERGEFLTLLGPSGSGKTTLLNLIAGATGPTTGAILLDGRDITRTPPRERGIGMVFQNYALMPHMTVFDNVAYPLRARREQAKTIRAKVKEALERVGLSGFEDRKPRQLSGGQQQRVGIARCIVYSPTIIMMDEPLGALDKNLREQMQGEIKRLHKELGTTFIYVTHDQEEALNMSDRICLMSAGQIAQLGTPDELYFQPRNRFVAEFIGESNLIGGQASDGGRLAIVGNKSIAIPAGAWTEGAELLVMIRPERMRIFRIDDPFAASGNVLSGEVTSVSFVGGMTRVTIQAENSMTITAKMMSQRAETRLKPGARVRLCWAPSDMVVLEK; translated from the coding sequence ATGCACGACAACACCGTTCTCGGCGGCCAGATCGCGCACGCGATCGCGTTGAAAGGCATATCCAAAACATACGGTCCGGTGACGGCTCTGCATCCCACCAATCTCAGCGTGGAGAGGGGTGAATTCCTGACCCTGCTTGGTCCGTCCGGCTCCGGCAAGACGACCTTGCTGAATCTGATTGCGGGGGCGACCGGACCGACAACGGGCGCCATCTTGCTGGACGGGCGCGATATCACCCGCACGCCGCCGCGCGAGCGGGGGATCGGCATGGTGTTCCAGAACTACGCGCTGATGCCGCACATGACTGTGTTCGACAACGTGGCCTATCCACTGCGTGCGCGCCGCGAACAGGCAAAGACGATCCGCGCCAAAGTGAAGGAGGCGCTCGAACGTGTCGGCCTGAGCGGCTTTGAGGATCGCAAGCCGCGCCAATTATCCGGCGGCCAGCAGCAGCGCGTTGGCATCGCGCGCTGCATCGTCTATTCGCCTACCATCATTATGATGGATGAGCCGCTTGGCGCGCTGGACAAGAATCTGCGCGAGCAGATGCAGGGCGAGATTAAACGTCTCCACAAGGAGCTGGGCACGACCTTCATCTACGTCACCCACGATCAGGAAGAAGCGCTCAACATGTCCGACCGCATCTGCCTGATGAGCGCGGGCCAGATCGCTCAGCTCGGGACGCCGGACGAATTGTATTTTCAACCACGCAACCGCTTCGTGGCGGAGTTCATCGGCGAATCGAACCTCATCGGCGGGCAAGCGAGTGACGGCGGGCGGTTGGCGATCGTCGGAAACAAATCCATCGCCATTCCGGCCGGCGCATGGACCGAGGGGGCGGAGCTCCTCGTCATGATCCGGCCCGAGAGAATGCGCATCTTCAGGATCGACGATCCATTCGCGGCGAGCGGCAATGTCCTGAGCGGCGAAGTCACCAGCGTCTCGTTTGTTGGCGGCATGACCCGCGTGACCATCCAGGCGGAGAACAGCATGACCATTACTGCCAAGATGATGTCCCAGCGTGCCGAAACGCGGCTCAAACCCGGCGCGCGCGTGCGGCTTTGCTGGGCGCCGTCCGATATGGTCGTCCTCGAAAAATGA
- a CDS encoding ISL3 family transposase, whose protein sequence is MRTGLRISSLVPPGLAFDSVSDSTDSIILTVRSEMVAADCPLCGIVSRRIHSRYLRQVADLPSAGKEVRIRMITRRFVCEVADCRRQFFAERFGDDVVAIRARRTARLERIVHHLGLALGGRPAAGFAQRLMLPVSNDTLLRVVRRRTVMPSDPLIVVGIDDWAFRRNHRYGTIVCDLERRRIVALLPNRETATVQAWLSKHPGIRIVSRDRGGGYGEAASRAIPDAIQVADRWHLMENASAAFLDAVRRSMRGIRTAIGAMTINPSLLTSAERLRYQGYLRRQDAQDAIAALVSNKVPLKEIVRRTGHSRNFVRQISRGGGTDVFRTRLSMLDGYLPFLEVQWTGGCRNGAELWRRLNGQGFQGSLRVVTEWATRRRHAEKASDQQLQKIPAARSIARLMTTKRDQLTKAETVTVAAIEQSVPMLADARTLVDRFHAMIRKKAEIELEPWIEESKRSLIASFATGIANDKGAVHAAITQPWSNGQVEAQITKLKLVKRQMYGRAKLDLLQARLIGAP, encoded by the coding sequence ATGCGAACTGGCCTTCGAATTTCGTCACTTGTGCCTCCTGGGTTAGCGTTTGACAGCGTAAGTGATTCAACGGACTCGATAATTTTGACAGTGCGTTCGGAGATGGTGGCCGCCGATTGTCCGTTGTGCGGGATAGTTTCGCGCCGAATTCACAGTCGCTACCTTCGACAGGTTGCCGATCTGCCCAGCGCCGGCAAGGAGGTACGCATCCGAATGATCACACGGCGGTTCGTTTGCGAGGTGGCGGATTGCCGCCGGCAGTTCTTTGCTGAGCGGTTCGGAGACGATGTTGTTGCGATCCGGGCGCGTCGTACGGCGCGGCTGGAGCGCATTGTCCATCATCTCGGCTTGGCGCTCGGCGGAAGACCGGCAGCAGGCTTTGCCCAACGACTCATGCTGCCCGTCAGTAATGATACCCTGCTGCGGGTCGTGCGACGACGTACCGTCATGCCATCCGATCCGCTGATCGTTGTGGGTATCGATGACTGGGCCTTCCGCAGGAATCACCGTTACGGGACAATCGTATGTGATCTGGAGCGAAGGCGGATCGTGGCGCTGTTGCCTAATCGGGAAACGGCCACCGTGCAGGCTTGGCTTTCCAAGCATCCGGGGATCAGGATTGTCTCGCGTGATCGCGGCGGCGGATACGGTGAGGCTGCGAGCAGGGCGATCCCTGACGCCATCCAGGTGGCTGATCGTTGGCATCTGATGGAAAACGCGAGCGCGGCGTTCCTCGACGCCGTACGTCGGTCCATGCGCGGGATTCGCACTGCAATCGGCGCTATGACGATCAATCCATCCCTCCTGACCTCTGCGGAAAGGTTGCGATATCAGGGCTATCTGCGGCGTCAGGACGCCCAGGATGCAATTGCCGCGCTTGTCAGCAACAAAGTACCGCTCAAAGAGATCGTCCGCCGGACAGGGCACAGCCGTAACTTTGTCCGCCAGATCAGTCGCGGCGGGGGAACGGACGTCTTCCGGACCCGTCTGAGCATGCTCGACGGCTATCTGCCGTTCCTGGAGGTGCAATGGACAGGCGGTTGTCGCAACGGCGCCGAACTCTGGCGCCGGTTAAACGGGCAAGGCTTTCAAGGCTCCCTACGGGTGGTCACCGAATGGGCCACACGGCGGCGGCACGCTGAAAAAGCCAGCGATCAACAACTGCAGAAGATCCCCGCCGCCAGGTCGATAGCGAGGCTAATGACAACGAAGCGAGACCAGTTGACCAAGGCCGAGACCGTCACGGTCGCGGCCATTGAACAAAGCGTTCCTATGCTGGCAGATGCCCGAACTCTCGTTGACCGCTTCCACGCGATGATCCGAAAGAAGGCCGAGATTGAGCTCGAACCTTGGATCGAGGAATCCAAGCGGAGCCTCATCGCCTCGTTCGCGACCGGTATCGCCAACGACAAGGGCGCGGTGCACGCGGCGATCACGCAGCCGTGGTCCAATGGTCAGGTGGAAGCTCAAATCACCAAGCTTAAGCTCGTCAAACGTCAAATGTACGGGCGCGCCAAACTCGATCTCCTTCAGGCCCGACTTATCGGCGCACCATGA
- a CDS encoding mandelate racemase/muconate lactonizing enzyme family protein, with the protein MKKAARANWTPNFSMERGQFRELRLEEASSISSATETRGSIALPASMKITRILGFRVLVPLKGTYPSYTMSGGRTADEFDSTIVCVQTNSGIEGWGEVIPLGASYLPAYPEGARAGIREIAPALIGADPTQLGKINYKMDAALCGHPYTKSALDIACWDILGKHTGLPVSTLLGGQFGNRIRLYRAIPIAPPEDMAGWVRDLKSQGFVDFQAKVGSDPVGDIERIKAVIDAMGPGGSVYADANGGWTMSQAAQVVRAVRDLDLFIEQPCQSYEACLSVRRRFDNPFLLDESVDSLAVLQRAIGDRAMDAISLKVSRLGGLTNSRLLRDVCAQNGIMMRIEDTACTDIGAAAVCHLAHSTPEHMRLAASLANSRLSFHTATGAPEVSDGCAWPSDKPGLGIEPIRSALGEPIFSCE; encoded by the coding sequence GTGAAAAAGGCGGCGCGCGCCAATTGGACGCCGAATTTCAGCATGGAGAGGGGACAATTCAGAGAGCTTCGGCTTGAGGAGGCCAGTAGTATTAGCTCAGCGACGGAGACAAGAGGGAGCATTGCATTGCCGGCGTCTATGAAAATCACCCGAATCCTCGGCTTCCGAGTGCTGGTCCCCCTTAAAGGAACTTATCCAAGTTACACCATGTCGGGAGGTCGAACCGCGGACGAGTTCGACAGCACTATAGTATGCGTTCAGACAAACAGCGGCATTGAAGGCTGGGGAGAAGTTATTCCACTCGGCGCTAGCTATCTCCCTGCATACCCGGAGGGGGCGCGCGCTGGTATTCGTGAAATAGCGCCTGCACTTATCGGAGCCGATCCAACCCAGCTTGGAAAAATAAACTATAAAATGGACGCTGCGCTTTGCGGGCATCCTTATACGAAAAGCGCATTGGACATCGCTTGCTGGGACATCTTGGGAAAACATACCGGGTTGCCAGTCTCAACACTACTTGGCGGGCAGTTCGGCAATCGCATAAGACTCTATCGAGCCATTCCTATTGCTCCGCCCGAGGATATGGCGGGTTGGGTTCGTGACCTAAAGAGCCAGGGATTCGTCGATTTTCAGGCAAAGGTGGGAAGCGATCCGGTTGGCGACATTGAACGGATCAAAGCAGTAATTGACGCGATGGGACCCGGCGGTAGTGTTTACGCAGATGCGAACGGTGGCTGGACAATGAGCCAAGCGGCTCAGGTCGTGCGCGCAGTTCGGGATCTGGACCTATTCATCGAGCAGCCCTGTCAGAGCTACGAAGCATGTCTGAGCGTCCGGCGACGGTTCGATAACCCCTTTCTACTGGATGAGTCGGTGGACTCCTTGGCGGTCTTGCAGCGGGCGATTGGGGACCGTGCAATGGATGCAATAAGCCTTAAGGTCTCCAGATTGGGCGGATTGACAAACTCTCGCCTCCTACGCGACGTTTGCGCCCAAAACGGAATCATGATGAGAATTGAAGACACTGCTTGTACGGATATTGGTGCCGCAGCCGTGTGTCATCTCGCACATTCCACGCCGGAGCACATGCGTCTGGCCGCGTCGCTCGCAAACTCCAGATTGTCGTTTCACACCGCAACTGGGGCCCCTGAGGTCAGTGATGGATGCGCGTGGCCGTCGGATAAGCCAGGACTCGGCATTGAGCCGATTCGATCGGCGCTTGGAGAACCGATCTTTTCGTGCGAATAA
- a CDS encoding MarR family winged helix-turn-helix transcriptional regulator, which yields MGEKDQLDRAVRDFIWNIVEIHSQLEEIHKSWAAMMGLSEPQWLILMAIDELDQGRGVAGVAVANKLRIHPAFVTNQTKKLEEMGFLSRVTSPDDARFLQMSLTQRAQAEIMNLSNKRKALNSTMFAGLDDASFDYLNKRLASIAKNSRLASQKLSIGVL from the coding sequence ATGGGCGAAAAAGATCAACTGGATAGAGCCGTTAGGGACTTCATCTGGAACATCGTCGAAATCCACTCCCAACTCGAGGAAATACACAAGAGCTGGGCGGCGATGATGGGGCTAAGCGAACCTCAATGGTTGATCCTGATGGCTATCGACGAACTCGACCAAGGTCGTGGGGTGGCCGGGGTAGCGGTCGCAAATAAGCTGCGGATCCACCCTGCCTTCGTGACAAATCAAACGAAAAAACTTGAGGAAATGGGGTTTCTGTCTCGGGTGACATCGCCTGACGATGCAAGATTCCTGCAGATGTCGCTCACCCAAAGGGCACAGGCAGAAATCATGAACCTGTCAAACAAAAGAAAAGCCCTCAACTCGACAATGTTCGCCGGGCTGGACGACGCATCCTTTGACTACCTCAATAAACGACTCGCCTCGATTGCCAAAAATAGCCGATTGGCCTCTCAAAAGTTAAGTATAGGCGTTCTGTAG
- a CDS encoding porin, whose amino-acid sequence MKLTKSLILGSAAMFVGAGAQAADLPMKAKAIEYVKICSLYGAGFYYIPGSDTCIKLGGYLRVDTVLGTNSDFDFANSGLGGARNRLSNYYTTLARQDLQIDTRTATEYGVVRTFFEGVFTWSTGGYGGAGTTGVNGSTAYNASNPAGSGGGQIAGGKLGVYYAFIQFAGFTFGKAESQFRTPWAEYPANIIELPGSAGWDPINQVTYTADFGQGITASFSAQDQVQAYTTNIWNVSGATAAGLAAGAYGTNDIGGSRAPDLVAKVRVDQAWGLFQASVAAHDNHAGYYGADETTGHPGDKWGWAGQLALSIKNLPTGPGDTINLTGVYTNGASSYNFNDYMSRSFAMYGGGGLAGAYQSLGMAGVADSVFVTGAGQQLTTTYGFNGGYTHNWDPHWNTSIFGAWAAVRYNSTAKGYICGAMIATIALSSGAAGCNPDFNYAVIGTKTGWTPVKNLTFSTELAYMMLDQKYAGGSTVTLPLQSGIAKPAATYELKDQNSLVLLFRAQRTF is encoded by the coding sequence ATGAAACTAACAAAGAGTCTCATCCTCGGTTCTGCGGCAATGTTCGTAGGCGCGGGGGCGCAGGCAGCCGATCTGCCGATGAAGGCGAAGGCGATCGAATATGTAAAGATCTGCTCGCTGTATGGCGCCGGATTCTACTACATCCCGGGAAGCGACACGTGCATTAAGCTGGGAGGGTATCTGCGCGTTGATACCGTGTTGGGCACGAACTCTGACTTTGATTTCGCGAACAGCGGTTTGGGTGGCGCGCGAAACCGCCTCAGTAACTACTATACGACCTTGGCACGTCAGGATCTGCAAATCGATACCCGAACCGCGACCGAATACGGTGTGGTCCGGACCTTCTTCGAGGGTGTGTTCACTTGGTCAACCGGCGGATATGGAGGCGCCGGCACGACCGGCGTGAATGGCTCGACCGCCTATAACGCCTCTAATCCCGCTGGAAGCGGTGGCGGCCAGATCGCCGGAGGCAAGCTCGGCGTCTACTACGCTTTCATCCAATTCGCTGGGTTCACCTTCGGCAAAGCGGAATCGCAATTTAGGACGCCTTGGGCAGAGTATCCGGCGAATATCATCGAGTTGCCGGGCAGCGCCGGCTGGGATCCCATCAACCAGGTCACGTATACAGCCGACTTCGGTCAGGGCATTACGGCGTCTTTCTCTGCCCAGGATCAGGTACAGGCTTACACGACTAATATCTGGAATGTGAGCGGTGCGACGGCCGCAGGTCTGGCGGCTGGAGCTTACGGCACCAACGACATCGGAGGGTCGCGAGCCCCCGACCTCGTTGCGAAGGTTCGTGTTGACCAGGCTTGGGGCCTTTTCCAAGCTTCGGTCGCGGCGCATGACAACCATGCTGGATACTATGGAGCAGATGAAACGACCGGCCATCCAGGCGATAAATGGGGTTGGGCTGGCCAGCTCGCATTGTCGATCAAGAATCTTCCGACTGGCCCGGGAGACACGATCAACCTAACGGGCGTCTATACAAATGGTGCGAGCAGCTACAACTTCAACGATTATATGTCTAGATCGTTCGCGATGTATGGCGGCGGCGGACTGGCAGGTGCTTACCAGAGTTTGGGCATGGCAGGCGTCGCTGACTCTGTGTTCGTCACCGGTGCCGGCCAGCAGTTGACTACAACCTATGGCTTTAATGGTGGTTACACTCATAACTGGGATCCGCACTGGAACACGTCCATCTTCGGCGCTTGGGCTGCTGTGAGATACAATAGCACGGCTAAGGGATACATCTGCGGAGCGATGATCGCTACCATCGCGCTGTCGAGTGGCGCAGCCGGCTGTAATCCCGACTTCAACTATGCGGTCATCGGTACGAAGACAGGCTGGACCCCGGTGAAGAACCTGACCTTCTCGACTGAACTCGCCTACATGATGCTCGATCAAAAGTACGCTGGCGGAAGCACGGTGACCCTTCCGCTGCAGTCAGGTATCGCAAAACCTGCTGCTACGTACGAGCTGAAGGACCAGAACAGCTTGGTGCTGCTGTTCCGCGCACAGCGTACTTTCTAA
- a CDS encoding M24 family metallopeptidase: MTISKGPQAFPRSEYLRRLAAVKSEMGNREIDALFVSSPGNVAYLSGFTTKGYSPASYLIQGLVVTLHEEEPTFILARHHVPAAVYLTFLKPESVIGYPSLTANPGVDGFDAVIDFLHEAGLANRGVGLELDSLRAQDQQKFKARLPKARIVDCAKAVDWIRTVKSDLEIAIMREAAAITDAGIMHAAEVIRPGVREADAAAEIMATLLRGTNGKSGTGIPLMYVSASPRTFAGHMSFSEDAYRDGSQINIELGAVRYGYIATIMRTFSIGKPSDRLRRLHEAQVAGLEAALNTVRPGATCSEVANASHRAIEKHGFKKDTLCGHSEGLNGLEPSAYLVDGDMTVLKPNMAFHLLLCNFLEEDFSCFVSETFRVTESGVEVLTRAPRKLFEL, encoded by the coding sequence ATGACAATCAGCAAAGGCCCCCAGGCCTTTCCGCGCTCTGAGTACCTGCGAAGGCTTGCTGCAGTGAAATCGGAAATGGGAAACCGCGAGATCGATGCACTTTTCGTAAGCAGCCCTGGCAACGTCGCATATCTCTCGGGTTTCACCACCAAGGGTTACTCGCCAGCCTCATATCTCATACAGGGCCTTGTGGTTACTCTTCACGAAGAGGAGCCGACGTTCATCCTAGCTCGCCACCATGTACCGGCGGCCGTCTATCTGACATTCCTTAAACCCGAAAGTGTGATCGGCTATCCATCGCTCACTGCAAACCCGGGTGTGGATGGCTTCGACGCAGTCATTGATTTTCTCCATGAAGCTGGGCTCGCAAACCGTGGTGTGGGGCTCGAATTGGATTCGCTGCGCGCGCAGGACCAACAGAAGTTCAAGGCGCGACTGCCGAAAGCGAGGATCGTGGACTGCGCTAAAGCTGTCGACTGGATCCGGACAGTTAAGTCCGATCTCGAGATAGCCATCATGCGGGAAGCTGCTGCCATTACTGATGCGGGAATCATGCATGCGGCAGAGGTGATACGCCCCGGTGTGAGGGAAGCAGACGCGGCGGCCGAGATCATGGCCACGCTGCTGCGCGGGACCAACGGCAAATCTGGAACAGGGATTCCCCTGATGTATGTGAGCGCCTCACCACGGACTTTCGCAGGCCACATGTCATTCAGTGAGGATGCCTATCGCGATGGCTCGCAGATCAACATCGAACTTGGCGCAGTGCGCTATGGGTATATTGCAACGATCATGCGTACCTTCTCCATTGGTAAACCCTCCGACCGCCTACGCCGGCTGCATGAGGCGCAGGTCGCCGGTCTGGAGGCCGCGCTGAACACGGTGCGGCCGGGCGCCACCTGCAGCGAGGTCGCTAACGCATCCCATCGCGCGATTGAAAAGCACGGTTTCAAGAAGGATACGCTCTGTGGTCACTCCGAAGGCCTTAATGGGCTAGAACCGAGCGCGTACCTCGTGGATGGGGACATGACAGTGCTGAAGCCGAACATGGCTTTCCATTTGCTTCTCTGCAACTTCCTCGAGGAGGATTTCAGTTGCTTCGTGAGCGAGACATTTCGTGTCACCGAGTCCGGCGTCGAAGTACTAACGCGTGCGCCACGGAAGCTTTTCGAACTTTGA
- a CDS encoding ABC transporter permease has translation MRGDVLRYIVWRIIYSIPLVVGVSIIGFGIMHLAPGGPLAVYTLNPSITVTDINRIRTALALDQPLYLQYLSWAKAMLTGSWGVTFFGGRPVLDVIVERIPATMILMGTALALAILIGTAIGMLGAVRRNSLFDYLATTGAMLALSFPTFWFGLMAIYIFAIQLRWLPSGGMYEIGEEGNPWDLLRHLVLPVMVLTLVLVATWSRYSRSSFLDVIQQDYIRTAQSKGLSTRQVLTRHAFRNAVIPLVALMGVQLPTLFSGALVAETIFSWPGMGRLFVDALGMKEYPILMGMIMFTAFSVIVGNLLADIAIALIDPRVKLF, from the coding sequence ATGCGTGGAGACGTCCTGAGATATATCGTTTGGCGGATCATTTATTCGATCCCTCTCGTGGTTGGCGTCTCCATTATTGGCTTCGGCATCATGCACCTAGCGCCGGGCGGCCCGCTGGCAGTCTATACGCTGAACCCAAGCATTACCGTCACTGACATCAACCGCATCCGCACAGCGCTTGCCCTCGACCAGCCCCTCTACCTGCAATATCTGAGCTGGGCCAAGGCCATGCTCACCGGCTCCTGGGGGGTGACTTTCTTCGGCGGCCGGCCGGTGCTGGACGTCATCGTAGAGCGCATTCCAGCGACGATGATCCTGATGGGCACCGCGCTGGCGCTCGCAATCCTGATCGGCACCGCGATCGGTATGCTCGGCGCCGTCCGGCGGAACTCGCTCTTCGACTATCTGGCCACGACGGGCGCCATGCTGGCGCTATCTTTCCCGACTTTCTGGTTTGGCCTGATGGCGATCTACATCTTCGCCATTCAGCTCCGCTGGCTGCCCTCCGGCGGCATGTACGAGATTGGGGAAGAGGGAAACCCCTGGGATTTGCTGCGCCATCTGGTGTTGCCCGTGATGGTGTTGACGCTCGTGCTGGTCGCGACCTGGAGCCGCTATTCGCGCTCGAGTTTTCTGGACGTAATCCAGCAAGACTACATCCGCACCGCCCAGTCGAAAGGCCTCAGCACGCGCCAGGTTTTGACGCGGCATGCCTTCCGCAATGCGGTCATCCCGCTGGTCGCACTGATGGGCGTGCAATTGCCGACGTTGTTCTCAGGCGCGCTGGTCGCGGAGACGATCTTCAGCTGGCCCGGCATGGGCCGCCTTTTCGTCGATGCGCTCGGCATGAAGGAGTATCCGATCCTGATGGGCATGATCATGTTCACAGCGTTCTCCGTCATTGTCGGGAATCTGTTGGCTGACATTGCGATTGCGCTGATCGATCCACGCGTGAAGCTTTTCTGA
- a CDS encoding ABC transporter permease yields MTDIPASSSASQQSFARMIARRFVTHRIAVFGAVMVLLLCASALFAPFLSPCDPLQIDTSRPFLLPFTSWTNPLGTDDLGRDTLSRLLYGGQVSLSVGIVAMITTMVTGTLVGLAAGCCGGIIDNLLMRLVDTVLCFPQVFLLLVVAAFVPPTILSISLIIGLTSWMEVSRIVRAQVSTLKETDFVMAARGFGASNWRIMLVELLPNIVAPVVVAATLKVANAVLMESYISYLGYGIQPPMASWGNMLTNAQGYFDTVPFLAILPGVLITFTVMGFNFLGDGLRDAFDVRLKIDP; encoded by the coding sequence ATGACGGATATTCCAGCCAGCTCCTCTGCATCGCAGCAGTCGTTTGCTCGGATGATCGCGCGACGTTTCGTGACCCACCGCATCGCGGTTTTCGGAGCCGTGATGGTGCTGCTGCTGTGCGCCTCCGCGTTGTTCGCTCCGTTCCTGTCGCCGTGCGATCCCTTGCAGATCGACACATCGCGACCCTTCCTTTTGCCGTTCACGTCCTGGACCAATCCTCTTGGCACGGACGATCTCGGACGCGACACGCTAAGTCGACTGCTGTATGGCGGCCAAGTCTCGTTGTCCGTTGGCATCGTCGCGATGATCACGACCATGGTCACTGGCACGCTGGTTGGCCTGGCCGCCGGCTGTTGCGGCGGTATCATCGACAATCTGCTGATGCGTTTGGTCGACACCGTATTGTGCTTTCCCCAGGTCTTCCTGCTGCTGGTCGTGGCCGCCTTTGTGCCACCGACGATCCTGTCAATCTCGCTGATCATCGGTTTGACCTCATGGATGGAGGTCTCACGCATCGTGCGAGCGCAGGTCTCGACGCTCAAGGAGACAGATTTCGTCATGGCTGCTCGCGGCTTCGGCGCCTCGAATTGGCGCATCATGCTGGTGGAGCTCTTGCCGAACATAGTGGCACCGGTCGTGGTTGCGGCGACACTCAAGGTCGCAAACGCCGTGTTGATGGAATCCTACATCAGTTATCTCGGCTACGGCATCCAGCCGCCGATGGCGAGTTGGGGCAATATGCTCACGAACGCACAAGGCTATTTCGACACTGTGCCGTTCCTAGCGATCCTTCCCGGCGTCCTGATCACCTTCACCGTCATGGGCTTCAACTTCTTGGGCGACGGCCTCCGGGATGCCTTCGATGTAAGACTTAAGATCGATCCATAA